In Sinorhizobium numidicum, the following proteins share a genomic window:
- a CDS encoding ABC transporter ATP-binding protein produces the protein MTAPLLSLRAISKSYGQIHANQGIDLDVAPQSIHAVLGENGAGKSTLMKLIYGVEQPDDGTVVWEGEPLSLASPAEARRKGIGMVFQHFLLFDTLTVVENIQLVVPGRKADLMERIRTFGRDFGLEVDPLAHVHALSVGERQRVEIIRCLMIKPRLLILDEPTSVLPPQSVDKLFDTLRRLRDGGVSILFISHKLEEIRAICDRATILRGGRVTGHVDPREHNAHDLARMMIGRDMPEPMPALPQSGGEKRLEIIGLAYRPDDPFAVPLSNISLTVRAGEILGIAGISGNGQSELAALISGEAVLPREQRDRIYMMGKDVGTLDAAARRQLGFAFVPEDRLGRGAVPEMSLVLNSLLTAHPLGLLRHGLVDKAKAKAFTNECIRQYDVRTPGPDAEAGALSGGNLQKFIVGREIMLSPKLLFVAQPTWGVDVGAASAVRRRLVTLRNEGMAILVISEELEELFELCDSIQVLHHGTLSPPLVTRDTRPEEIGRYMIGAHPSRGKALA, from the coding sequence ATGACCGCTCCGCTCCTGTCGCTCCGCGCCATTTCCAAAAGCTACGGCCAGATCCATGCCAATCAAGGTATCGATCTGGACGTGGCGCCACAGTCTATCCATGCGGTCCTCGGAGAGAACGGGGCGGGCAAATCGACGCTGATGAAGCTGATCTACGGCGTCGAGCAGCCAGACGACGGAACCGTCGTCTGGGAAGGAGAGCCTTTAAGCCTTGCCTCCCCCGCGGAGGCGAGGCGCAAGGGGATCGGCATGGTGTTCCAGCACTTCTTGCTCTTCGATACCCTGACGGTCGTGGAGAACATTCAACTGGTCGTACCCGGCCGGAAAGCCGATCTCATGGAACGCATCCGGACGTTTGGACGCGACTTCGGCCTCGAAGTCGATCCGCTCGCCCATGTGCACGCGCTTTCTGTCGGCGAGCGGCAGCGGGTGGAGATCATCCGATGCCTGATGATCAAGCCGAGGCTGCTGATCCTCGACGAACCCACCTCCGTCCTGCCGCCGCAATCGGTGGACAAGCTCTTCGATACCCTGCGACGTCTGCGCGACGGCGGTGTTTCCATCCTGTTCATCTCGCACAAGCTCGAGGAAATTCGGGCGATCTGCGACAGGGCGACGATCCTGCGCGGCGGGCGCGTCACCGGCCACGTGGACCCGCGCGAACACAATGCGCATGATCTTGCCCGCATGATGATCGGCCGCGACATGCCGGAGCCGATGCCGGCGCTTCCCCAGTCTGGCGGAGAAAAGCGGCTTGAGATCATCGGCCTGGCCTATCGGCCGGATGACCCCTTTGCCGTGCCGCTCTCCAACATCAGCCTCACTGTACGTGCTGGCGAAATCCTTGGAATAGCCGGGATTTCGGGTAACGGGCAAAGCGAGCTGGCCGCGTTGATATCCGGCGAAGCGGTCCTGCCGCGGGAACAGCGCGACCGGATCTACATGATGGGCAAGGATGTCGGCACGCTCGATGCGGCTGCCCGTCGGCAGCTTGGATTTGCGTTCGTCCCCGAAGACCGGCTCGGACGCGGCGCCGTACCTGAAATGTCGCTCGTTCTCAACAGCCTCCTGACCGCGCATCCGCTCGGCCTGCTCAGGCATGGTCTCGTCGACAAGGCGAAGGCGAAGGCGTTCACCAACGAGTGCATCCGTCAATACGATGTCCGCACGCCGGGCCCGGACGCGGAAGCCGGCGCGCTCTCCGGCGGCAATCTGCAGAAGTTCATCGTCGGCCGCGAGATCATGCTCTCTCCGAAACTGCTGTTCGTGGCGCAGCCGACCTGGGGCGTCGACGTCGGTGCCGCATCCGCCGTCCGCAGGCGGCTCGTCACGCTGCGCAATGAGGGCATGGCCATCCTCGTCATTTCCGAGGAACTCGAGGAGCTTTTCGAACTCTGCGATTCCATCCAGGTGCTGCACCACGGCACGCTGAGCCCGCCACTCGTCACACGGGACACGCGACCCGAGGAGATCGGCCGATACATGATCGGCGCTCATCCTTCGCGCGGGAAGGCCCTGGCATGA
- a CDS encoding LysR family transcriptional regulator: MDRWQAMRIFVHVVESGGFAPAAKVLHMSPPSVTRAIAKLEEQIGTRLLVRTTRSLKLTAAGEGYVADCRRILAEIAEAEANAAGSFTHPAGLLTVTAPALFGRIHVLPVILDFLNLYPAMQVKTVFVDRVTNLVEEGLDVAVRIAALPASGLVARRVGWVRQVLCGSPEYFARFGEPQSPQDLAHHRIIGREGLFGHSEWLFGRDSSIRVPVSARLICNTNDAAIAAAVAGWGLSRFQSYQVAPDIQAGRLKAVLSDYEREPVPIHVVHAEGRMVSARVRAFVDFAAERFRRRAGVNAELSESR; this comes from the coding sequence ATGGATCGCTGGCAGGCGATGCGGATTTTCGTGCATGTGGTGGAAAGCGGCGGATTTGCGCCTGCCGCCAAAGTACTGCATATGAGCCCGCCATCGGTGACCCGGGCCATTGCGAAGCTAGAGGAACAGATCGGTACGCGCCTCCTGGTTCGCACGACCCGTTCGCTGAAGCTGACTGCGGCGGGCGAAGGCTATGTCGCCGATTGCCGGCGTATTCTCGCGGAAATTGCCGAGGCGGAAGCCAATGCGGCGGGTAGCTTCACGCATCCGGCGGGGTTGCTCACGGTAACGGCGCCCGCGCTCTTCGGACGCATCCATGTGCTCCCCGTCATTCTCGATTTTCTTAATCTCTACCCTGCCATGCAGGTGAAAACCGTCTTCGTCGACCGCGTGACCAATCTGGTTGAGGAAGGCTTGGATGTCGCGGTACGCATCGCAGCACTCCCCGCCTCCGGCCTCGTTGCCCGCCGCGTTGGTTGGGTCAGGCAGGTACTCTGCGGCTCGCCGGAGTATTTCGCCCGCTTTGGCGAGCCCCAGAGCCCGCAGGACCTTGCTCATCACCGCATAATCGGACGCGAGGGCCTTTTCGGCCATTCGGAATGGCTTTTCGGACGCGACAGCAGCATTCGCGTTCCAGTCAGCGCGCGCCTCATCTGCAATACCAATGATGCGGCCATCGCCGCCGCTGTAGCTGGTTGGGGATTATCTCGATTCCAGTCCTACCAAGTGGCGCCCGACATACAGGCCGGCCGGCTTAAGGCCGTGCTTTCCGACTACGAGCGCGAGCCGGTGCCGATACATGTCGTGCACGCGGAAGGGCGCATGGTCTCGGCTCGGGTGCGCGCCTTCGTAGATTTCGCGGCCGAACGCTTCCGCCGCCGTGCGGGTGTGAATGCGGAGCTTTCGGAAAGCAGATGA
- a CDS encoding glutathione S-transferase family protein, with protein sequence MKLYYHPLSGHAHRARLFLSLLGIEHELVLVDLARKEHKEPNFLNLNPFGQVPVLDDGGTIICDSNAILVYLAKKTGRTDWLPEDAEGAAAIQRWLSVAAGQIAYGPAQARLINVFQAPYRPEEVIPRSHAILTLIEAALEDRDWIAAGQPTVADVALYSYVARAPEGDVDLQHYSNIRTWLDRIEALPGFVDFQKTPVGLAA encoded by the coding sequence ATGAAGCTCTACTATCATCCACTTTCCGGCCATGCGCATCGCGCCCGCCTCTTTCTCTCGCTGCTCGGAATCGAGCATGAACTCGTGCTCGTCGATCTTGCCCGGAAGGAGCACAAGGAGCCGAATTTCCTCAATCTCAATCCGTTCGGCCAGGTTCCAGTGCTCGATGACGGCGGCACGATCATCTGCGATTCCAACGCCATCCTCGTCTATCTCGCGAAAAAGACGGGACGCACCGACTGGCTACCGGAAGATGCCGAGGGCGCGGCGGCCATTCAGCGCTGGCTTTCGGTCGCCGCAGGCCAGATTGCCTATGGTCCGGCACAGGCGCGCCTCATCAACGTGTTCCAGGCGCCCTATCGGCCGGAAGAAGTCATTCCTCGTTCCCATGCGATCCTGACGCTGATCGAGGCCGCCCTCGAGGATAGGGACTGGATTGCCGCCGGCCAGCCGACCGTCGCCGATGTCGCGCTCTACAGCTACGTGGCGCGCGCGCCGGAGGGCGACGTCGATCTTCAGCACTATTCGAACATTCGCACCTGGCTCGACCGCATCGAGGCGCTGCCGGGCTTCGTCGACTTCCAGAAGACCCCGGTGGGTCTGGCGGCCTGA
- a CDS encoding pyridoxamine 5'-phosphate oxidase family protein, translated as MENPSLPPSPWHEGEIALQRRLGVDARMDEVGRRVVRDHLIDQHREFYPLLPMVVLGSVDQDGDVWATLRAGRPGFLHAPDSHRLTVELARELADPAEAGMDDGASLALLGIDLGTRRRNRLNGTLRRHAQGFDLIADQSFGNCPKYIQLRRVHFVRDPSEPPAVPPRLSSELDDAGRALVGQADTFFVATYADLHAGRQLDVSHRGGRAGFVHVGEDDWLTIPDFVGNRFFNTLGNIALNPRAGLVIPDFATGGLLQMTGEAELLFDQPGREPFEGAERYWRFRPRRIVWRADALPIRYDFAEWSPFALATGTWWPAATTRGATIGEGVPTRSSATVTGSV; from the coding sequence ATGGAGAACCCCTCCTTGCCCCCTTCCCCCTGGCATGAAGGCGAGATTGCCTTGCAGAGGCGGTTGGGCGTGGACGCACGCATGGACGAGGTCGGGCGCCGGGTCGTGCGCGACCATCTGATCGACCAGCATCGGGAATTCTATCCCCTGCTCCCGATGGTCGTGCTGGGGTCGGTGGACCAGGACGGCGACGTCTGGGCAACGCTGAGAGCGGGACGTCCCGGCTTTCTCCATGCACCGGACTCACACAGACTGACCGTCGAACTCGCCAGAGAGCTGGCGGATCCTGCCGAGGCGGGCATGGATGATGGCGCCTCGCTCGCCCTCCTCGGCATCGATCTCGGCACGCGCCGCCGCAACCGGCTGAACGGCACCTTGCGCCGCCATGCGCAGGGTTTCGATCTCATCGCAGATCAGAGCTTTGGTAACTGTCCGAAATATATCCAGCTCCGGCGGGTCCACTTCGTCCGCGATCCGTCGGAGCCACCGGCGGTGCCTCCCAGACTGAGCTCCGAGCTTGACGACGCCGGGCGCGCTCTTGTGGGGCAAGCGGATACCTTTTTTGTCGCCACCTATGCCGACCTCCATGCTGGGCGGCAGTTGGACGTCTCCCATCGCGGCGGCCGCGCGGGCTTCGTGCATGTCGGCGAAGACGACTGGCTGACGATCCCGGATTTCGTTGGTAACCGCTTCTTCAACACGCTCGGCAATATCGCGCTCAATCCGCGCGCCGGGCTTGTCATCCCGGACTTCGCGACGGGTGGCCTCCTGCAGATGACCGGCGAGGCCGAGCTCTTGTTCGATCAACCCGGTCGCGAGCCTTTCGAAGGGGCCGAACGCTACTGGCGTTTCCGTCCACGCCGCATCGTCTGGCGGGCCGACGCACTACCGATCCGCTACGATTTTGCCGAATGGTCACCCTTCGCACTCGCCACCGGCACCTGGTGGCCGGCCGCTACGACGAGAGGAGCCACGATCGGCGAAGGTGTCCCGACCAGGTCATCGGCAACGGTCACCGGGTCTGTTTGA
- a CDS encoding ABC transporter permease: MSAIEFILAGMLAAATPYLLAALGELVVERAGVLNLGVEGLMALGAVLAFIVVYHGGGHLLGFVAAGLGSAVLSLVFAVVTLGFRANQVAAGLAIGILGQGLSALFGKTYESLTIRGLPKLAFPWLSEIPVIGGLFIQDVVVWLSLAAAFAIWAMFAYTKVGLVIRAIGENPKAAHAIGYSVITVRFAAIAFGGAMAGFAGAYAAVVYTPLWADGMIAGRGWIAIALVVFGTWLTGRIFLGACLFGAVSLMGLAAQATGLDLPSQLLASLPYLVTIIVLGIISADRRLLKLNGVASLGEPFER, from the coding sequence ATGAGCGCCATCGAGTTCATTCTTGCCGGCATGCTCGCGGCTGCGACACCGTATCTCCTCGCAGCTCTCGGCGAGCTGGTGGTCGAGCGAGCCGGGGTCCTCAACCTGGGCGTGGAGGGCTTGATGGCCCTTGGCGCGGTGCTCGCCTTCATCGTCGTCTATCATGGCGGGGGGCACCTTCTGGGATTCGTTGCCGCCGGGCTAGGCAGCGCCGTCCTATCCCTGGTTTTCGCCGTCGTCACGCTCGGATTTCGGGCGAACCAGGTGGCGGCAGGCCTTGCTATAGGCATCCTCGGCCAAGGTCTCTCGGCGCTTTTCGGCAAGACCTATGAGAGCCTCACGATCAGGGGGCTTCCCAAGCTTGCCTTTCCATGGCTTTCCGAAATCCCCGTAATCGGCGGTCTTTTCATCCAGGACGTCGTCGTCTGGCTTTCCCTTGCCGCAGCCTTCGCCATTTGGGCGATGTTTGCCTATACGAAGGTCGGTCTCGTCATACGGGCCATCGGCGAGAATCCCAAAGCCGCCCACGCCATTGGCTATTCGGTCATCACCGTCCGCTTCGCCGCCATCGCGTTTGGCGGCGCGATGGCGGGCTTTGCCGGCGCCTATGCGGCGGTGGTTTACACGCCGCTCTGGGCCGACGGGATGATCGCCGGGCGTGGTTGGATCGCGATCGCACTCGTCGTCTTCGGGACGTGGCTCACGGGCCGGATCTTCTTGGGGGCGTGCCTCTTCGGCGCCGTATCCCTGATGGGCCTCGCGGCCCAGGCGACCGGACTGGACCTTCCGTCACAACTGCTTGCGAGCCTGCCCTATCTCGTCACGATCATCGTGCTCGGCATCATTTCGGCAGACCGCCGCCTGCTGAAGCTCAACGGCGTGGCATCGCTCGGCGAACCATTCGAACGCTAG
- a CDS encoding AAA family ATPase, translating to MLIVFGGLPGAGKTTIARAIAARRSATYLRIDEIEQAIRSAGFLADVGPTGYAVANALAASNLKNGCLVLADCVNPVLESRQGWRATAAGVQKPLLEVEVICSDPTEHRRRVEERHSDIDGLTPPTWQAVLAHDYSPWPEPHLVIDTAVLAPHEAIEMVERHMNL from the coding sequence ATGCTGATTGTGTTCGGTGGCTTACCTGGAGCGGGCAAAACGACGATCGCGCGAGCGATAGCAGCGCGGCGATCAGCAACTTACCTGCGCATCGACGAGATCGAGCAAGCCATACGATCGGCAGGATTTTTGGCAGACGTCGGGCCAACAGGATATGCCGTGGCCAACGCATTGGCGGCATCCAATCTGAAGAATGGCTGCCTGGTGCTGGCCGATTGCGTCAATCCCGTTCTCGAAAGCCGACAGGGATGGCGCGCGACGGCGGCCGGCGTTCAAAAGCCGCTGCTCGAGGTCGAGGTCATATGCTCTGATCCCACCGAACATCGCCGTCGGGTCGAAGAGCGCCATTCTGACATTGACGGCCTCACGCCCCCGACGTGGCAAGCGGTCCTGGCCCATGACTATTCGCCATGGCCCGAGCCTCATCTGGTGATCGACACTGCCGTCCTTGCGCCGCATGAGGCGATCGAAATGGTCGAAAGGCACATGAACCTCTGA
- a CDS encoding TetR/AcrR family transcriptional regulator encodes MTGNRRTNDPQGVRRRIIDAAYDAFVSQGYIATGMLELREKASVSGGAMAHHFPAKRELGLAVIHDRVAEAVRQTWIEPLDACADAPMAIDLIFANIISELTRKGSVSGCPLNNMAMEVSRHDPEMRDVLSGVFDAWHEALSAKFEADLASKHVRDLNPSSLATLVIAAYSGAMAIAKARQDVGPLVDCRAELAAFLASKYRLATRAS; translated from the coding sequence ATGACCGGAAACAGAAGAACCAATGACCCCCAGGGCGTGCGTCGCCGGATCATCGACGCGGCATACGACGCCTTTGTCAGCCAGGGTTACATCGCGACAGGAATGTTGGAGCTGCGCGAAAAGGCGTCAGTGTCCGGCGGTGCAATGGCGCATCATTTCCCAGCAAAGCGCGAACTCGGACTGGCGGTCATCCACGATCGGGTGGCGGAAGCCGTTCGGCAAACATGGATCGAGCCGCTGGACGCGTGTGCGGACGCGCCAATGGCAATCGATCTCATCTTTGCAAACATCATCAGCGAACTGACGCGCAAAGGCTCGGTCTCCGGCTGCCCGCTCAACAACATGGCTATGGAAGTCTCCCGCCATGACCCGGAAATGCGCGACGTTCTCAGCGGGGTCTTCGATGCCTGGCACGAGGCGCTATCTGCAAAGTTTGAGGCGGACCTGGCATCAAAACACGTACGCGACCTCAATCCAAGCAGCCTCGCAACGCTGGTAATCGCCGCCTATTCCGGTGCCATGGCGATTGCAAAGGCACGCCAAGATGTCGGTCCGCTCGTCGACTGCCGAGCGGAGCTAGCGGCGTTTCTGGCGTCAAAATACCGCTTGGCGACGCGGGCTAGTTGA
- a CDS encoding ABC transporter permease, translating into MSAFSAAFLPTLVRRERASLAATLLAPPVALAVATVLNLGLYVLMGRDPPAVLYAMLLEPFLSWASFSEVLLKTGPLLLIAQGLAIGFRAKVFNIGAEGQFILGAIFASSIPVWFPQATGQWIWPMMLLLGAVGGALWASITAFWRVRLNANEILVSLMLSLVAAQFLNYLLLGPWKDPNGFNFPQSVMFQYDAMVPVLISGTRVNVSLLLTIALSIAAWIFMQKSFVGYKLQVGGLAPRAAGYAGFNQGWAIWLSLLIGGCAAGLAGAAEVAGPLGQLQRSISSGYGYAAIIVAYLGGLHPIGIVISALFMAILYIGGDNAMVSANLPIAAVRVFQGSLLLAYLIAVAFVRYRLAWRRTAYRSQP; encoded by the coding sequence ATGAGCGCTTTTTCTGCAGCCTTCCTTCCCACTCTTGTCCGCCGGGAGCGCGCCTCGCTTGCCGCGACGCTCCTTGCGCCCCCCGTCGCATTGGCCGTGGCGACCGTTCTCAATCTCGGGCTCTACGTCCTGATGGGCCGCGATCCGCCCGCCGTCCTGTACGCGATGCTTCTCGAGCCGTTCCTGTCCTGGGCGTCGTTCTCAGAGGTGCTGCTGAAGACGGGTCCCCTCCTCCTTATCGCACAGGGCCTCGCGATCGGCTTTCGAGCGAAGGTCTTCAACATCGGTGCCGAGGGCCAGTTCATCCTGGGCGCGATATTCGCCTCGTCCATCCCCGTCTGGTTTCCGCAGGCGACAGGTCAGTGGATCTGGCCGATGATGCTGCTCCTTGGCGCAGTCGGTGGCGCCCTGTGGGCATCGATTACCGCCTTCTGGCGCGTCAGACTCAATGCGAACGAAATCCTCGTGTCCCTGATGCTAAGTCTCGTTGCCGCGCAGTTCCTCAACTACCTGCTCCTTGGCCCCTGGAAGGATCCCAACGGCTTCAACTTCCCTCAGTCCGTCATGTTCCAGTATGACGCGATGGTGCCGGTCCTGATTTCCGGTACCCGTGTAAACGTCTCGCTTCTCCTGACGATCGCCCTGTCGATTGCGGCATGGATCTTCATGCAGAAGAGCTTTGTCGGCTACAAGCTTCAGGTTGGCGGCCTCGCGCCGCGTGCCGCCGGCTACGCCGGCTTCAACCAAGGGTGGGCGATCTGGCTTTCCCTTCTGATAGGGGGCTGCGCGGCCGGCCTCGCCGGCGCAGCAGAGGTTGCCGGCCCCCTTGGCCAGCTACAGCGCTCGATTTCGAGCGGTTATGGCTATGCGGCCATCATCGTTGCTTATCTCGGCGGCCTGCATCCGATCGGCATCGTTATCTCCGCGCTGTTCATGGCGATTCTCTACATCGGGGGGGATAATGCCATGGTATCGGCAAACCTGCCGATCGCCGCGGTCCGCGTCTTCCAGGGCAGCCTCCTTCTCGCCTACCTCATCGCCGTCGCCTTCGTGCGGTATCGTCTCGCATGGCGCCGTACCGCCTACCGGAGCCAGCCATGA
- a CDS encoding BMP family ABC transporter substrate-binding protein has product MTNLTRRTLMKGVAASGLASAVGGRSTMAADEPLGITLVIPSPVGDVGWGHALAAGLEPVKAAYGDKVKVTVIENIQEGPDADRIMNKTVADGNNFLIAGSFGYQNGALQIARRNPAVTVLHASGFQVAPNFSPFAAKYFQGTYLLGMAAAALSKTGKLGSVSAFAIPELITSVNAFTLGAQAVNPDIEVSVVWVNSWFDPAKEQEAAKALIAQKCDVIFSNAQDTPSVISACEEAGVYAFNLNSSMKSYAPKTYLGCVATDWSPFFKASVDAHVADTFKGANAFLGVADKVVEVVDWNPDIPADVMTNIKEIEAKIAAGSFSPFTGPITRADGSEAAASGATLTDGEIVAMDWHVKGITTPLPK; this is encoded by the coding sequence CTGACAAACCTGACCCGAAGAACACTGATGAAGGGCGTTGCCGCCTCCGGCCTCGCCAGCGCGGTCGGCGGCCGGTCCACCATGGCCGCCGATGAGCCGCTCGGGATCACTCTCGTGATCCCCTCGCCGGTCGGCGACGTCGGCTGGGGCCATGCGCTCGCCGCCGGCCTCGAGCCGGTCAAGGCCGCTTACGGCGACAAGGTGAAGGTCACCGTCATCGAGAACATTCAGGAAGGTCCGGACGCCGACCGCATCATGAACAAGACGGTCGCCGACGGGAACAACTTCCTGATCGCAGGCTCGTTCGGCTATCAGAACGGCGCTCTGCAGATCGCTCGCCGGAATCCGGCCGTCACCGTGCTGCATGCCTCCGGTTTCCAGGTGGCTCCGAACTTCTCGCCTTTTGCGGCCAAGTATTTCCAGGGGACCTACCTGCTCGGCATGGCTGCCGCGGCGCTCTCCAAGACCGGCAAGCTGGGCTCGGTATCCGCCTTCGCCATCCCGGAGCTGATCACGTCCGTCAACGCCTTCACGCTGGGCGCCCAGGCGGTGAACCCTGATATCGAGGTGTCAGTCGTATGGGTGAACTCGTGGTTCGACCCGGCCAAAGAGCAGGAAGCGGCAAAGGCTCTGATCGCGCAGAAGTGCGACGTGATCTTCTCAAACGCGCAGGACACGCCTTCCGTTATCTCTGCCTGCGAGGAGGCTGGCGTCTACGCGTTTAATCTCAACTCGTCGATGAAGAGCTACGCTCCGAAAACCTATCTCGGCTGTGTGGCGACGGACTGGTCGCCTTTCTTCAAGGCCTCGGTCGACGCCCATGTCGCCGACACATTCAAAGGTGCCAATGCCTTCCTCGGCGTCGCCGACAAGGTCGTCGAGGTCGTCGACTGGAATCCGGATATCCCGGCCGATGTCATGACGAACATCAAGGAGATCGAAGCGAAGATCGCCGCCGGCAGCTTCTCGCCTTTCACCGGGCCGATCACCAGGGCGGACGGCAGCGAAGCGGCCGCCTCCGGTGCAACGCTCACCGATGGCGAGATCGTCGCGATGGACTGGCACGTCAAGGGCATCACCACACCTCTGCCGAAGTGA
- a CDS encoding NIPSNAP family protein: MNPHTVFELRRYRLLPDGREALISLFDREFVEPQEALGMRIKGEFRDLDDPDAFVWVRSFKDMEARTEALKSFYSGPVWKEHGPAANATMLNSDNVLLLRPTGSVQPFAHNLQRYQEVERPETEGLIIVNICSLAPRTEEEFASFFNDNALPAMQEAGAGIDAVFVTERSENGFPRLPVREGETVLVWFECHKDEESAVRYRERLRQNVNWVHEVYPRMDRQCWRKIEVARLTPTSRSLCAW; this comes from the coding sequence ATGAACCCACACACGGTGTTTGAGCTCCGCCGCTACCGGCTTCTCCCTGACGGCAGAGAAGCATTGATCAGCCTGTTTGACAGGGAATTCGTAGAACCGCAGGAGGCGCTGGGTATGCGCATAAAAGGTGAGTTTCGCGACCTTGACGATCCCGATGCCTTTGTCTGGGTTCGCTCCTTCAAGGATATGGAAGCCCGGACGGAAGCGCTCAAATCCTTTTATTCTGGTCCGGTCTGGAAAGAACATGGACCAGCCGCCAACGCGACGATGCTCAACTCGGACAACGTCTTGCTCCTGAGGCCGACGGGGAGCGTGCAACCGTTCGCGCACAATCTGCAAAGGTATCAGGAGGTGGAGCGGCCCGAGACGGAAGGTCTCATTATCGTGAATATCTGCTCGCTGGCGCCCAGAACCGAAGAGGAGTTTGCGAGCTTCTTCAACGACAATGCACTTCCGGCCATGCAAGAAGCCGGCGCGGGTATCGATGCCGTGTTTGTGACGGAGCGAAGCGAAAACGGCTTTCCGAGGCTTCCGGTTCGCGAGGGAGAGACGGTGCTTGTCTGGTTCGAATGCCACAAGGACGAGGAAAGTGCAGTGCGCTATCGAGAGCGACTGCGTCAGAACGTCAATTGGGTGCACGAGGTCTACCCACGAATGGACCGCCAGTGTTGGCGGAAGATTGAGGTGGCACGCTTAACACCGACATCGCGGTCGCTTTGCGCCTGGTGA
- a CDS encoding amidohydrolase — MPGYLLRNCAAIIADDGKGPTAYRNVDLLTNGPAIEAIGENLHKGQLPAGTITQDATGWFVYPGLINTHHHFFQCFVRNRADLDWTKLSVIEWLDRIYPIFSRLTEDCFYHASLTAMAELVKHGCTTALDHQYCFPRHAGKRLIDRQFEAADLLGMRFHAGRGGNTLPKSEGSTIPDAMLETTDEFIADCARLIDTYHDADPFSMRQVVVAPCQPVNCYRETFVESAALARDRGVQLHTHVGEGESPVVEARHGMRTVDYCAELGFAGPDTFYAHCWELTHDELRTMAASGTGVAHCPEPVYLVGAEVTDIPAMSAFGLRVGLGCDGAASNDNSNLMHCVHSAYMLQCLKASTRAHAVPPPVDFLDYATAGGAALLGRRDIGRLARGMAADLFAIDTRRMDFVGTRHDPLSLIAKVGIGMPTDMTMINGRIVWAKGEFIGLDEARLFAEAEAALATVEL; from the coding sequence GTGCCCGGTTACCTGTTGCGGAACTGCGCGGCGATCATCGCGGACGACGGCAAGGGGCCGACCGCCTACCGCAACGTAGACTTGCTGACGAATGGTCCTGCGATAGAGGCAATCGGCGAAAACCTTCATAAAGGCCAGCTGCCTGCCGGTACGATCACGCAAGACGCCACCGGCTGGTTCGTATATCCGGGCCTCATCAACACGCACCACCACTTCTTCCAGTGCTTCGTGCGCAACCGCGCAGATCTCGATTGGACGAAGCTTTCGGTGATCGAATGGCTCGACCGTATCTATCCGATCTTCTCGCGGCTGACCGAGGACTGCTTCTACCATGCCTCGCTCACGGCAATGGCCGAGTTGGTCAAGCACGGCTGCACCACGGCGCTCGACCACCAGTACTGCTTCCCGCGGCACGCCGGCAAACGGCTGATTGACCGGCAGTTCGAGGCCGCTGACCTTTTGGGCATGCGCTTCCATGCGGGGCGTGGCGGCAACACGCTGCCGAAATCCGAAGGCTCGACCATTCCGGACGCCATGCTGGAAACGACGGACGAGTTCATCGCCGACTGCGCGCGCCTGATCGACACCTATCATGATGCCGACCCCTTCAGCATGCGGCAGGTCGTCGTCGCGCCGTGCCAACCGGTCAACTGCTACCGTGAGACTTTCGTCGAGTCGGCGGCGCTGGCGCGCGATCGCGGCGTGCAACTGCACACGCATGTGGGCGAAGGCGAGAGCCCGGTCGTCGAGGCCCGGCACGGCATGCGGACGGTGGATTACTGCGCGGAGCTCGGATTTGCCGGCCCCGATACCTTCTATGCCCATTGCTGGGAACTGACCCATGACGAACTGCGAACGATGGCCGCGAGTGGAACCGGTGTCGCTCACTGCCCCGAGCCAGTCTATCTGGTCGGCGCCGAGGTGACGGATATTCCGGCCATGTCGGCCTTCGGTCTCCGGGTGGGTCTCGGCTGTGACGGAGCTGCCTCGAACGACAATTCAAACCTGATGCACTGCGTGCACTCCGCCTACATGCTGCAGTGCCTGAAAGCGTCGACGCGCGCGCATGCCGTCCCGCCCCCGGTCGATTTCCTCGACTATGCCACGGCCGGTGGTGCCGCCCTCCTAGGCCGCCGCGACATCGGTCGGCTCGCCCGCGGCATGGCCGCCGACCTATTTGCAATCGACACACGGCGGATGGACTTTGTCGGTACACGGCATGATCCGCTGAGCCTGATTGCCAAAGTGGGCATCGGCATGCCGACCGACATGACCATGATCAACGGCCGCATTGTCTGGGCCAAGGGTGAATTCATCGGGCTCGACGAGGCGCGGCTGTTCGCGGAGGCCGAGGCCGCTCTCGCCACAGTGGAACTTTAA